The Rhododendron vialii isolate Sample 1 chromosome 6a, ASM3025357v1 genome includes a window with the following:
- the LOC131330496 gene encoding protein S40-5-like, with amino-acid sequence MEGRYGGSSGWTSWRNEELQEEDVWAVFSQSKDFYSKPVVSSESSPSITPRRLPSAAKMIPRSTNSSSTQEPKIVQQSAPVKIPDWSKIYGKNSKKDSWHDDDDGGGGDGGNCTGNGVMKVSWDSDEDDDGDGDDSDGNMMMMMPPHEWVARKHGRSQATSFSVCEGAGRTLKGRDLSRVRNAVLSRTGFLD; translated from the coding sequence ATGGAGGGAAGGTATGGTGGTAGCAGTGGTTGGACGTCATGGAGGAatgaagaacttcaagaagaaGATGTTTGGGCTGTTTTCAGCCAAAGTAAAGATTTTTATTCCAAACCTGTAGTTTCATCCGAATCCTCTCCTTCTATCACTCCAAGGCGGCTCCCCTCTGCTGCCAAAATGATTCCAAGGAGCACCAATAGCAGTAGTACCCAAGAACCCAAAATAGTTCAGCAATCGGCTCCTGTGAAGATACCTGATTGGTCAAAGATATATGGGAAGAACTCAAAGAAAGATTCATGgcatgatgatgatgatggtggtggtggtgatggtggtaaTTGTACTGGTAATGGGGTCATGAAAGTTAGTTGGGATagtgatgaagatgatgatggtgatggtgatgattCAGATGGGaacatgatgatgatgatgcctCCACATGAATGGGTTGCTAGGAAGCATGGAAGGAGCCAGGCAACTTCTTTCTCTGTCTGTGAAGGGGCTGGGAGGACTCTCAAAGGGAGAGATCTCAGTAGGGTGAGGAATGCTGTGTTAAGCAGAACTGGTTTTCTTGATTAA